In Leguminivora glycinivorella isolate SPB_JAAS2020 chromosome 20, LegGlyc_1.1, whole genome shotgun sequence, the following proteins share a genomic window:
- the LOC125236985 gene encoding uncharacterized protein LOC125236985, with product MRVLPFICLLIGCCLAAPSDSNEHKAPETFVFNNFIKEENVIYTAKHDIVRIFAPINQFPKHDFWSDFVDVKDSSEEEPEKPRQLFIVEADIDNGKVTEQGLYFYNNGTVTKLLDNGRDAIANNDNEIYFGASDGIYKYNQAANKAEKHGSVTDNIIQLAFFNFTNTIYYVTANHEVFKLNTEATASEKVATLKDVQSLVFGYDRKAYFYDSKKDVYVYDEENNVAPKKIEGLPENIDKISLSSPLLGMEEGANLLVDGVLYLIKPDGSSSITKTRVTGKPTAYEPKPTCHQFYAENKKLYEIDTMAMLMQLGAAAEGHHHHS from the coding sequence ATGAGGGTCCTTCCATTCATCTGTCTGCTAATCGGGTGCTGCCTCGCTGCCCCGAGCGACTCCAACGAGCACAAAGCCCCTGAAACCTTTGTCTTCAATAACTTCATCAAAGAAGAGAACGTCATCTACACTGCAAAGCATGATATTGTCAGAATCTTCGCGCCCATCAACCAGTTCCCCAAACACGACTTCTGGTCAGACTTCGTTGATGTTAAAGACAGCAGCGAGGAGGAACCTGAGAAGCCACGTCAACTCTTCATCGTCGAAGCTGATATCGACAACGGTAAAGTAACAGAACAAGGATTGTACTTCTACAACAACGGTACTGTCACTAAACTCCTCGACAACGGCAGAGACGCTATCGCGAACAACGATAACGAAATCTACTTCGGAGCTAGCGATGGTATCTACAAGTACAACCAAGCTGCCAACAAGGCTGAGAAACATGGCTCCGTCACTGACAACATTATTCAACTAGCTTTCTTCAACTTCACAAATACCATTTACTACGTAACAGCAAACCATGAAGTCTTCAAGCTTAACACTGAAGCTACGGCTAGCGAGAAAGTAGCTACACTCAAAGACGTGCAATCTTTAGTCTTTGGTTACGACAGAAAAGCTTATTTCTACGACTCCAAGAAGGATGTGTACGTTTATGACGAGGAAAACAACGTTGCACCTAAAAAAATCGAAGGTTTACCTGAAAACATTGATAAAATCTCGCTGTCTTCTCCTTTGTTAGGAATGGAAGAAGGCGCAAACTTACTTGTTGATGGTGTTTTATACTTGATCAAACCTGATGGGTCCTCCAGCATCACTAAAACTAGAGTGACAGGCAAGCCTACTGCCTACGAGCCTAAGCCAACCTGCCATCAATTTTATGCTGAGAACAAGAAACTGTATGAAATTGACACCATGGCTATGTTGATGCAACTGGGCGCCGCCGCTgaaggtcatcatcatcattcata